In the Nomascus leucogenys isolate Asia chromosome 5, Asia_NLE_v1, whole genome shotgun sequence genome, one interval contains:
- the TOMM20 gene encoding mitochondrial import receptor subunit TOM20 homolog, whose amino-acid sequence MVGRNSAIAAGVCGALFIGYCIYFDRKRRSDPNFKNRLRERRKKQKLAKERAGLSKLPDLKDAEAVQKFFLEEIQLGEELLAQGEYEKGVDHLTNAIAVCGQPQQLLQVLQQTLPPPVFQMLLTKLPTISQRIVSAQSLAEDDVE is encoded by the exons ATGGTGGGTCGCAACAGCGCCATCGCCGCCGGTGTATGCGGGGCCCTTTTTATTGGGTACTGCATCTACTTCGACCGCAAAAGACGAAGTGACCCCAACTTCAAGAACAGGCTTCGAGAAC gaagaaagaaacagaagcttGCCAAGGAGAGAGCTGGGCTTTCCAAG ttaCCTGACCTTAAAGATGCTGAAGCTGTTCAGAAGTTCTTCCTTGAAGAAATACAGCTTGGTGAAGAGTTACTAGCTCAAG GTGAATATGAGAAGGGCGTAGACCATCTGACAAATGCAATTGCTGTGTGTGGACAACCACAGCAGTTACTGCAGGTCTTACAGCAAACTCTTCCACCACCAGTGTTCCAGATGCTTCTGACTAAGCTCCCAACAATTAGTCAG agaattGTAAGTGCTCAGAGCTTGGCTGAAGATGATGTGGAATGA